A region from the Mya arenaria isolate MELC-2E11 chromosome 2, ASM2691426v1 genome encodes:
- the LOC128223287 gene encoding uncharacterized protein LOC128223287 isoform X1, with protein sequence MPGNTRHKWRGIKMPCRMKGAAVQCCMCVVGVFMFLGGIIMTATGITLILNYGLLDIELLPPDLDNEEGKRTVGIILTTCGLLAVLVSVIVSILYLCNKTKPSVNPDDMSRIPSSARNNTPDRPDYQRRHDRGNDRFDRRSISSISAKVGNGHSSAATSRNPSKEIYSAEVQHRTPRTRAHRAKKHQARHKHRLDQIKEDAISRKTVDGAIEENEYMETTRSGSFSSEMTLEDRHRLPRIIHDHVDNREVERPPSADSASTSQTSDISGYRYSGEADKSRRELQFLPDSMYKDYQRQLETNSKDSASPDMYDETSLTESRNFDQCSLTSDNLRKLSQQNDSPLLPDFHSKTDHSAGGITSYDGGAELDSPEAPSADDSVVSYKASYHTERHGEQTTGRISPQIGEPEHYTNVEAVSNSRTSLKS encoded by the coding sequence aTGCCGTGCAGGATGAAGGGAGCGGCGGTACAGTGCTGTATGTGCGTGGTGGGCGTGTTCATGTTCCTCGGGGGCATCATCATGACCGCGACGGGCATCACCCTCATCCTTAACTACGGCCTCCTCGACATCGAGCTGCTTCCCCCTGATCTGGACAACGAGGAGGGGAAGCGAACTGTGGGCATTATACTTACCACGTGCGGCCTCCTTGCCGTGCTGGTCAGCGTGATTGTTAGCATCCTGTACTTGTGTAATAAGACTAAACCCTCGGTGAATCCGGACGATATGTCGAGGATTCCGTCGTCTGCTCGGAACAATACTCCCGATCGACCGGATTATCAAAGACGTCATGACCGAGGCAACGATCGTTTCGATAGACGCTCAATAAGCAGTATAAGTGCAAAAGTTGGAAACGGCCATAGTTCAGCCGCTACCAGCAGGAATCCATCCAAGGAAATTTACTCAGCGGAAGTTCAGCACAGGACACCTAGAACCCGTGCTCATCGAGCTAAGAAGCATCAAGCGCGACACAAGCACCGCCTTGATCAGATCAAGGAGGACGCTATATCCCGTAAGACGGTAGATGGCGCTATAGAAGAGAATGAGTACATGGAGACAACGAGAAGCGGCTCGTTCTCTAGTGAAATGACCTTGGAAGACAGACATAGACTGCCGAGAATTATCCATGACCACGTCGACAACAGGGAGGTCGAGCGGCCGCCGAGCGCTGACAGCGCTAGTACGTCACAGACGAGCGATATTAGCGGTTACAGATATTCCGGGGAGGCGGATAAATCCCGGCGAGAATTACAGTTTCTTCCAGACTCGATGTATAAAGATTACCAGAGACAGCTCGAGACCAATTCTAAAGACAGCGCCTCTCCAGACATGTACGATGAAACCTCACTCACAGAAAGCAGAAATTTCGACCAGTGTTCATTAACAAGTGACAATCTTAGAAAATTATCTCAGCAAAATGATAGTCCTCTTTTGCCAGACTTTCATTCAAAAACAGATCATTCCGCGGGCGGAATAACATCATATGACGGTGGTGCCGAATTAGATTCACCGGAAGCGCCCAGTGCAGACGACAGTGTCGTTAGCTATAAAGCGTCTTATCACACAGAACGTCACGGCGAGCAGACGACAGGAAGAATATCACCTCAAATAGGAGAGCCAGAACATTATACAAACGTTGAAGCAGTGAGCAACAGTAGAACCAGCCTTAagagttaa
- the LOC128223287 gene encoding uncharacterized protein LOC128223287 isoform X3, producing the protein MPCRMKGAAVQCCMCVVGVFMFLGGIIMTATGITLILNYGLLDIELLPPDLDNEEGKRTVGIILTTCGLLAVLVSVIVSILYLCNKTKPSVNPDDMSRIPSSARNNTPDRPDYQRRHDRGNDRFDRRSISSISAKVGNGHSSAATSRNPSKEIYSAEVQHRTPRTRAHRAKKHQARHKHRLDQIKEDAISRKTVDGAIEENEYMETTRSGSFSSEMTLEDRHRLPRIIHDHVDNREVERPPSADSASTSQTSDISGYRYSGEADKSRRELQFLPDSMYKDYQRQLETNSKDSASPDMYDETSLTESRNFDQCSLTSDNLRKLSQQNDSPLLPDFHSKTDHSAGGITSYDGGAELDSPEAPSADDSVVSYKASYHTERHGEQTTGRISPQIGEPEHYTNVEAVSNSRTSLKS; encoded by the coding sequence aTGCCGTGCAGGATGAAGGGAGCGGCGGTACAGTGCTGTATGTGCGTGGTGGGCGTGTTCATGTTCCTCGGGGGCATCATCATGACCGCGACGGGCATCACCCTCATCCTTAACTACGGCCTCCTCGACATCGAGCTGCTTCCCCCTGATCTGGACAACGAGGAGGGGAAGCGAACTGTGGGCATTATACTTACCACGTGCGGCCTCCTTGCCGTGCTGGTCAGCGTGATTGTTAGCATCCTGTACTTGTGTAATAAGACTAAACCCTCGGTGAATCCGGACGATATGTCGAGGATTCCGTCGTCTGCTCGGAACAATACTCCCGATCGACCGGATTATCAAAGACGTCATGACCGAGGCAACGATCGTTTCGATAGACGCTCAATAAGCAGTATAAGTGCAAAAGTTGGAAACGGCCATAGTTCAGCCGCTACCAGCAGGAATCCATCCAAGGAAATTTACTCAGCGGAAGTTCAGCACAGGACACCTAGAACCCGTGCTCATCGAGCTAAGAAGCATCAAGCGCGACACAAGCACCGCCTTGATCAGATCAAGGAGGACGCTATATCCCGTAAGACGGTAGATGGCGCTATAGAAGAGAATGAGTACATGGAGACAACGAGAAGCGGCTCGTTCTCTAGTGAAATGACCTTGGAAGACAGACATAGACTGCCGAGAATTATCCATGACCACGTCGACAACAGGGAGGTCGAGCGGCCGCCGAGCGCTGACAGCGCTAGTACGTCACAGACGAGCGATATTAGCGGTTACAGATATTCCGGGGAGGCGGATAAATCCCGGCGAGAATTACAGTTTCTTCCAGACTCGATGTATAAAGATTACCAGAGACAGCTCGAGACCAATTCTAAAGACAGCGCCTCTCCAGACATGTACGATGAAACCTCACTCACAGAAAGCAGAAATTTCGACCAGTGTTCATTAACAAGTGACAATCTTAGAAAATTATCTCAGCAAAATGATAGTCCTCTTTTGCCAGACTTTCATTCAAAAACAGATCATTCCGCGGGCGGAATAACATCATATGACGGTGGTGCCGAATTAGATTCACCGGAAGCGCCCAGTGCAGACGACAGTGTCGTTAGCTATAAAGCGTCTTATCACACAGAACGTCACGGCGAGCAGACGACAGGAAGAATATCACCTCAAATAGGAGAGCCAGAACATTATACAAACGTTGAAGCAGTGAGCAACAGTAGAACCAGCCTTAagagttaa
- the LOC128223287 gene encoding uncharacterized protein LOC128223287 isoform X2, whose amino-acid sequence MKWIKHVRKKQMPCRMKGAAVQCCMCVVGVFMFLGGIIMTATGITLILNYGLLDIELLPPDLDNEEGKRTVGIILTTCGLLAVLVSVIVSILYLCNKTKPSVNPDDMSRIPSSARNNTPDRPDYQRRHDRGNDRFDRRSISSISAKVGNGHSSAATSRNPSKEIYSAEVQHRTPRTRAHRAKKHQARHKHRLDQIKEDAISRKTVDGAIEENEYMETTRSGSFSSEMTLEDRHRLPRIIHDHVDNREVERPPSADSASTSQTSDISGYRYSGEADKSRRELQFLPDSMYKDYQRQLETNSKDSASPDMYDETSLTESRNFDQCSLTSDNLRKLSQQNDSPLLPDFHSKTDHSAGGITSYDGGAELDSPEAPSADDSVVSYKASYHTERHGEQTTGRISPQIGEPEHYTNVEAVSNSRTSLKS is encoded by the coding sequence aTGCCGTGCAGGATGAAGGGAGCGGCGGTACAGTGCTGTATGTGCGTGGTGGGCGTGTTCATGTTCCTCGGGGGCATCATCATGACCGCGACGGGCATCACCCTCATCCTTAACTACGGCCTCCTCGACATCGAGCTGCTTCCCCCTGATCTGGACAACGAGGAGGGGAAGCGAACTGTGGGCATTATACTTACCACGTGCGGCCTCCTTGCCGTGCTGGTCAGCGTGATTGTTAGCATCCTGTACTTGTGTAATAAGACTAAACCCTCGGTGAATCCGGACGATATGTCGAGGATTCCGTCGTCTGCTCGGAACAATACTCCCGATCGACCGGATTATCAAAGACGTCATGACCGAGGCAACGATCGTTTCGATAGACGCTCAATAAGCAGTATAAGTGCAAAAGTTGGAAACGGCCATAGTTCAGCCGCTACCAGCAGGAATCCATCCAAGGAAATTTACTCAGCGGAAGTTCAGCACAGGACACCTAGAACCCGTGCTCATCGAGCTAAGAAGCATCAAGCGCGACACAAGCACCGCCTTGATCAGATCAAGGAGGACGCTATATCCCGTAAGACGGTAGATGGCGCTATAGAAGAGAATGAGTACATGGAGACAACGAGAAGCGGCTCGTTCTCTAGTGAAATGACCTTGGAAGACAGACATAGACTGCCGAGAATTATCCATGACCACGTCGACAACAGGGAGGTCGAGCGGCCGCCGAGCGCTGACAGCGCTAGTACGTCACAGACGAGCGATATTAGCGGTTACAGATATTCCGGGGAGGCGGATAAATCCCGGCGAGAATTACAGTTTCTTCCAGACTCGATGTATAAAGATTACCAGAGACAGCTCGAGACCAATTCTAAAGACAGCGCCTCTCCAGACATGTACGATGAAACCTCACTCACAGAAAGCAGAAATTTCGACCAGTGTTCATTAACAAGTGACAATCTTAGAAAATTATCTCAGCAAAATGATAGTCCTCTTTTGCCAGACTTTCATTCAAAAACAGATCATTCCGCGGGCGGAATAACATCATATGACGGTGGTGCCGAATTAGATTCACCGGAAGCGCCCAGTGCAGACGACAGTGTCGTTAGCTATAAAGCGTCTTATCACACAGAACGTCACGGCGAGCAGACGACAGGAAGAATATCACCTCAAATAGGAGAGCCAGAACATTATACAAACGTTGAAGCAGTGAGCAACAGTAGAACCAGCCTTAagagttaa